One window of the Babesia bovis T2Bo chromosome 2, whole genome shotgun sequence genome contains the following:
- a CDS encoding variant erythrocyte surface antigen-1 alpha subunit: MGARRDECICGLAAAVTDLLQSVQLEYHGYEGESEGKGANSDKVKEHLNGLFSLVQGLGGTSVVRTYIDQLAQVLSALVGWSKITKCDNSGCKGTSGTSGDSNPHGQSSSGGSCEYLNEVTANKPCEQCRCMKWDVPDAGDHTKGHHLGRGCTRCKDSGGSSSAQCSCGSGTCTPDKCQCAIEGKCCKCYCKEGCKDKCKKDAKCSCIETDTNGLDRRVYKETYQSAYGGFLSFDSYVGGKNQAYRQPIWNDLNGKLPSGDTIFGLPDATPSQRRQKCAQILLGSVCLIWSGITYMYWTGRYAKGSPYWNNHILDGSGIDDGSLSQWLQALGFPRDMLNNSGPGNRWDAVIWDGLSDKLLLGFAKPSGASGWDTEGNTARNPFAMNFAGFVHTAHRDSFNNSAIVFHKNGNDASIPDTNQHKRGALFKLYILSCAYFTGLQKKNTTESTPRTPKTIREILYWLSALPYSQAYKDTLDYAKGRLSDVLKKPEATDSTNGETQLKFIQTDRPAPITVHEYNLFAHFQAVTQYCPLVLIGIQGGIHSTTKGTKEPPIHSLYANTECHFTYPTVSIQAYNQVVHYIRALFYQLYFLRKQCAVKVTCGGKWRECRYGQGVVSKGVISWMCLGCDPMEHDRNYRVKKVKEELDGVIKGKDPKDLPGTLKEVLEKIGDVVVQLGNAQEALEGKKKEAIEGVQKALEGAKEELDKLKDLDGLNDEKLKEAKKKLVELTNGSGNGILGKVLGHGGLETAKSDVTNVDPGKNKISDAIDGVHKALEALKDAVQQIIEATKNDTKQFQEAIITATDEADVIRRLQEPRDSQKATLEALSELLSAIDHLLSICNTAKCPGCKDHATKCGQPSNPSICKTCLQPTTTGVPSPLQAFLEDRLPGFSCSEVPADDTPDYPPAASHLHHTSATGQCCPLPMGFRNSFYSGSTGDMTGSRLYGILYFFSNGDMMQSCVYTLVRVTAALSATTPQVLGDVFGFFRGGVGEKESGKNKKNLVVPCDHNKDPSKKGDDDYFCGWCASGLRDVVKEIEWIEKGNESDGGKYRGNVGEALIQIKGEKDANTALKSSTSNLSRLTKNCQYLSPLTGELYTAVSATFGNTYLSWVLYLSDALHSGLESLASAFQEIECRGCKGNCDPNKCKKGHHGASSDGQCGCQPIVSCTGVLPVLYRHGFSYGNPFNLEEYQQKGKEKGDYSIAEKGGKKQCHEFLSSLQAVIQNKQDPSQDQGQHPLTNLLSQVGKLQYDIRLPWIFVLTVAWLVAVLYLAFGAIWPLDWTHMRSHWLRGGEHQWQCMWYKVMTGRKGRVVLEGVENFGQCLLVLIVMVL, translated from the exons ATGGGCGCCCGTAGAGATG aatgcatatgtggcctggcggcggcagtgactgacctactgcagtcagtacaactggagtaccatg GCTATGAAGGTGAAAGTGAAGGCAAAGGTGCCAACAGTGACAAGGTGAAGGAACACCTTAATGGACTCTTCTCCCTGGtacagggactaggtggtacctccgtggtccggacctacatagaccagctggcacaggtactcagtgcactagttgggtggagtaagataaCGAAGTGTGATAATAGTGGCTGCAAAGGCACTAGTGGCACTAGTGGCGATAGCAATCCCCATGGCCAAAGTAGCAGTGGTGGCAGTTGCGAGTATCTAAATGAGGTGACAGCGAACAAACCATGTGAACAGTGTaggtgtatgaaatgggatgTGCCCGATGCGGGTGATCACACTAAGGGACACCATCTGGGCAGggggtgtacaaggtgtaaggatagtggtggtagtagtagtgCACAGTGTAGCTGTGGTAGTGGCACCTGTACTCCTGACAAGTGTCAATGCGCTATAgaaggcaaatgctgcaagtgttatTGTAAGGAAGGATGTAAAGATAAGTGTAAGAAGGATGCAAAGTGTAGCTGTATCGAAACGGACACTAACGGCTTAGATCGTCGTGTATACAAAGAAACATATCAATCGGCATATGGAGGTTTTCTCAGCTTCGATTCATACGTGGGAGGAAAAAACCAGGCATACAGACAGCCAATATGGAATGATCTCAATGGTAAACTACCTAGTGGTGACACGATCTTTGGGCTACCTGATGCTACTCCCTCCCAACGTCGCCAAAAATGTGCCCAGATCCTCCTaggctcagtatgtctcatctggagtggcattacttatatgtattggacaggTAGATATGCCAAGGGTAGTCCTTActggaacaatcacatcctggacGGTAGTGGTATAGATGATGGAAGCTtatcccaatggcttcaggccctagggtttcctagggatatgTTGAACAATAGTGGTCCTGGAAATAGATGGGATGCtgttatatgggatggacTTAGTGATAAGTTGCTTCTAGGGTTTGCTAAGCCTAGTGGTGCCAGTGGCTGGGACACTGAGGGTAATACAGCCAGAAATCCATTCGCTATGAACTTTGCCggttttgtacatactgcacatagggattcatttaATAATAGTGCTATTGTCTTCCATAAGAATGGCAATGACGCTAGTATTCCTGACACTAACCAGCACAAACGTGGCGCcctcttcaagctctacattctatcatgtgcctactttacCGGGTTACAGAAGAAGAATACCACTGAAAGTACTCCAAGGACccccaagaccatccgtgagatcctatactggctaagtgcattgccctatagtcaggccTATAAGGATACACTAGACTATGCCAAGGGAAGATTATCTGACGTACTCAAAAAACCCGAAGCCACTGACTCTACCAATGGAGAAACACAATTGAAATTTATTCAAACGGATCGTCCCGCACCCATTACCGttcatgaatacaacctctttgcccacttccaagcagtgactcagtactgcccactggtcctcataggtatccagggtggaataCACAGTACCACCAAAGGTACTAAAGAACCTCCTATTCACTCCCTCTATGCCAACACTGAGTGCcacttcacctatcccactgtgtccatccaagcatacaaccaggtggtacactacattagggctctgttctatcAGTTGTACTTtcttaggaagcaatgtgcagtgaaaGTGACTTGTGGAGGGAAgtggcgtgagtgtaggtatggtcaGGGGGTGGTATCCAAGGGGGTaatcagctggatgtgcctggggtgtgaccccatggagcatgataGGAATTATAGGGTAAAGAAGGTAAAGGAGGAGTTGGATGGGGTGATCAAGGGGAAAGATCCAAAGGATCTTCCGGGGACCCTGAAGGAAGTACTagagaagattggtgatgtagtggtacaattgggtaatgctcaggaggcattggaagggaagaaaAAGGAGGCTATAGAGGGGGTGCAGAAGGCACTAGAGGGGGCTAAGGAGGAACTGGATAAACTGAAGGATCTGGATGGGCTGAATGATGAAAAACTAAAGGAAGCTAAGAAGAAACTAGTGGAGCTGACGAATGGTAGTGGTAATGGAATACTAGGGAAGGTATTAGGACATGGTGGATTAGAGACGGCTAAGAGTGATGTGACAAATGTTGATCCCGGTAAGAACAAGATCAGTGATGCTATCGATGGAGTACACAAGGCATTGGAAGCATTGAAGGACGCAGTCCAACAGATCATTGAAGCAACAAAGAACGATACAAAACAATTCCAAGAAGCTATTATTACTGCTACCGATGAAGCAGATGTAATCAGGCGGCTTCAAGAACCCCGAGATAGTCAAAAGGCAACATTGGAAGCGTTATCAGAACTCCTCTCAGCCATCGACCACCTCCTCTCCATCTGCAACACCGCAAAGTGCCCTGGATGTAAAGATCACGCCACCAAGTGTGGCCAACCATCAAATCCCAGTATCTGTAAGACCTGTCTCCAACCCACCACCACTGGAgtcccctcccccctccaggcattcctcgaggatcgGTTGccaggttttagttgtagTGAAGTACCAGCAGACGACACGCCCGACTACCCAcccgctgcatcccacttacATCACACTAGTGCTACTGGTCAATGCTGCCCGTTGCCAATGGGATTCAGGAATTCCTTCTACAGCGGCAGCACCGGTGACATGACGGGCTCAAGACTCTATGGtatcctctacttcttcagtaacggggacatgatgcagtcgtgtgtctatacactagtgagggtcACTGCAGCTCTCAGTGCcaccacaccacaggtattgggtgacgtctttgggttctttaggggtggtgtaggagAGAAGGAAAGTGGAAAGAACAAGAAGAATTTGGTAGTGCCGTGTGATCACAATAAGGACCCATCTAAGAAAGGAGATGATgactacttttgcggctggtgtgcctctgggttaaggGATGTAGTGAAAgagatagagtggatagAAAAGGGTAATGAAAGTGATGGAGGGAAGTACAGAGGAAATGTGGGAGAAGCCCTGATACAGATTAAAGGAGAAAAGGACGCTAATACTGCTCTAAAGTCCAGCACAAGTAACCTCTCGAGACTCACtaagaactgccagtacctctcccccctaaccggtgagcTGTAcaccgcagtgagtgccaccttcggtaacacatacctctcatgggtactatacctatcagatgcacttcattcaggactagagtcactgGCTAGTGCTTTCCAGGAAATcgaatgccggggctgtaagggaaactgtgaccccaataagtgcaagaagggacATCATGGAGCAAGTAGTGAtggacagtgtggatgccaaccaatcgtatcatgtaccggggtactaccagTATTGTATAGgcatggcttcagctatggtaacccattcaatctggaggaGTACCAGCAGAAGGGAAAGGAGAAgggagattatagtattGCAGAGAAGGGTGGGAAGAAGCAGTGTCACGAGTTCTTAAGCAGTCTTCAGGCAGTGATCCAGAACAAGCAGGACCCCTCTCAGGACCAGGGACAAcaccccctcaccaatctcctctcccaggtcggcaaactccaatacgacatacggctcccaTGGATATTTGTCCTCACGGTGGCatggctagtagcggtactctaccttgcatttggtgccatatggccactggactggacacatatgaggtcgcattggttacggggtggagagcaccagtggcaatgtatgtggtataaggtgatgacgggacggaAGGGAAGAGTAGTGCTGGAGGGGGTGGAAAATTTTGGTCAATGTTTACTGGTGCTTATTGTGATGGTTTTGTAG
- a CDS encoding SmORF protein (Small Open Reading Frame (SmORF)), whose amino-acid sequence MIAYNMLWKIFVVVAFGLSATATSTEDGPLSKNEESVTKPQEVSKSETDEPPKFSVEWYLLPKPENRATLRYILPYGFEACIPEYCKKPILPAVENRIRNHFSWVEKQKQKESDSAQRKTTDVGQPSKKSFTTDPVDVPEPPKYSLEWYFVQKPENRKLLRDRLPYSTKAFVAPDCREPIAPVFEKRIRDYLSLYSVDWYLLPEPENRTALRYMLPEDLAAKVPENCNEPIDPELEELIREHFTVIEKKQRPNRFWYLHL is encoded by the exons ATGATAGCCTAcaacatgttatggaagaTCTTTGTAGTTGTGGCCTTCGGGCTCTCTGCCACGGCCACTTCTACTGAG GATGGACCATTAAGTAAGAATGAGGAATCTGTTACTAAACCTCAAGAGGTTTCAAAGAGTGAGACTGATGAACCACCCAAGTTTTCTGtggaatggtatctgttacccaaGCCAGAAAACAGAGCAACTCTTCGTTACATATTGCCATATGGGTTTGAAGCTTGTATCCCAGAGTATTGCAAAAAGCCAATATTGCCCGCAGTAGAAAACCGTATTAGAAATCATTTTTCTTGGGTTGAGAAACAGAAACAAAAGGAGTCTGATTCTGCACAACGTAAAACCACTGATGTTGGCCAACCCTCAAAGAAGTCTTTCACCA CTGACCCTGTTGATGTACCTGAGccaccaaaatactctCTAGAATGGTATTTTGTACAGAAACCCGAAAACAGAAAACTTCTTCGTGACAGGTTGCCATATTCTACGAAAGCTTTTGTAGCACCGGACTGTAGAGAACCAATAGCGCCTGTGTTTGAAAAACGCATTAGGGATTATTTGTCATTATATAGCGTCGACTGGTATTTGTTACCGGAGCCAGAAAACAGAACTGCATTGCGTTATATGTTGCCAGAGGATTTGGCTGCCAAGGTTCCAGAAAACTGCAATGAACCTATAGATCCCGAGTTGGAAGAACTTATTAGAGAGCATTTCACAGTTATTGAGAAGAAGCAAAGGCCCAATCGTTTTTGGTATTTGCATTTGTGA
- a CDS encoding SmORF protein (Small Open Reading Frame (SmORF)), whose amino-acid sequence MIGLNNLWKLFVVVAFGFFATATSTDVAQDQPTQEALVSKENEVATEPQEVPVPTKAETKKQTETSKQNKKFVEWLLLPEPENRKQLRERLPRDLAAMVPEDYDEPIKPFIEKKIRTFFSFSVQKQGSMILDSYGRNM is encoded by the coding sequence ATGATAGGCCTTAACAATTTGTGGAAGCTCTTTGTAGTTGTGGCTTTCGGGTTCTTTGCCACAGCTACCTCTACTGATGTAGCCCAAGATCAACCCACTCAGGAAGCATTGGTTAGCAAGGAGAACGAAGTTGCCACTGAACCTCAAGAGGTGCCGGTACCAACGAAGGCTGAGACTAAAAAACAGACTGAAACATCAAAACAAAACAAGAAGTTTGTTGAATGGCTTCTATTACCCGAGCCCGAAAACAGAAAACAACTTCGTGAGAGGTTACCAAGGGATTTGGCTGCAATGGTTCCAGAGGACTATGACGAACCAATAAAACCTTTTATAGAAAAGAAAATTAGAACGTTTTTCTCCTTCAGTGTGCAAAAGCAAGGTTCAATGATTTTAGATTCATATGGGCGCAATATGTAA
- a CDS encoding variant erythrocyte surface antigen-1 alpha subunit: protein MGFRNQFQNGGITDMTGQRLYGILCFFSNENMMQSCVYTLVRVTAELSATTPQVLGDVFGFFRGGIGEKEQEDSKKCNHDKDPKESKNNGDYFCGWCASGLRDEVKSIQWIEKGNESDGGKYRESVGEALRDIKGDKGTGGAIPYLSANTTPSNLSTLTDSNHYVSPLTGELYTAVNIIKYYLYYRKHPAIIDGPTLGSPI from the coding sequence atgggtttcagAAATCAATTCCAGAATGGAGGCATCACTGATATGActggccaacgcctttatggcatcctaTGTTTCTTCAGTAatgagaacatgatgcagtcgtgcGTCTATACATTGGTGAGAGTTACAGCAGAactcagtgccaccacaccacaggtactgggtgatgtattcgggttctttagagGGGGTATAGGAGAGAAGGAACAGGAGGATAGTAAGAAGTGCAATCACGATAAGGACCCTAAGGAATCGAAAAACAACGGTGACTATTTctgcggctggtgtgcctctgggttacgggatgaaGTAAAAAGCATCCAGTGGATAGAAAAGGGTAATGAAAGTGATGGAGGGAAGTACAGGGAGAGTGTCGGTGAAGCGCTGAGAGATATTAAAGGCGATAAGGGTACTGGCGGTGCCATTCCATATCTCAGTGCTAATACCACCCCTAGTAACCTCTCAACACTCACTGACAGCAACCACTACGtatcccccctaaccggtgagcTTTATACCGCAGTGAATATTATTAAGTACTATTTGTACTACCGGAAACACCCTGCTATAATTGATGGCCCAACTTTGGGTAGCCCAATATGA
- a CDS encoding Major Facilitator Superfamily protein encodes MAPTVEAESTKTKSFGIEIVDPKLMPAPCISPILRLAIYLYYILSAGCIYWGWNGLQEILYKAGAFEDYCEKKDGIEATYKTLYGVRYIDCPERAGGINNLYTMAYSTHFICSFLGGWLLDTFGPRICFLVGQFFSILAWLSIFCFPKSPVVLRLSFVVIGLCCEASYIPMLSVSKYFPNGSSTVIAIMGSCRSLSFFVPTLLSWIYNVEGFKAEHLYIIGICYILISNGFCFVSGFFIMPTVIPVPPSEKTNGKEASYELGHAVDTNEGNKPNVLQSIKNGFNSPQLLEFLILGAAVCLFMPAIEFVNKSQGDLLVASGGGDATVVFKYFNILTFVPGPFLGALMDRVGPAIVMHFLHLCALLYYTSTVFDVYAMKIVACCFYLLAGSLCMSTVYCYVNKRFPPQYFGALVTLIFGCAGLIALINIPLYNWGLSFKTFPKEQRFRPLSFLFMGYMGAASLLSATLIYLSVIRPKRGYGGHITV; translated from the exons ATGGCCCCAACCGTAGAGGCTGAATCTACCAAAACAAAGAGTTTTGGTATAGAAATAGTAGACCCTAAGTTGATGCCAGCACCTTGCATCAGCCCTATATTACGACttgcaatatatctatactatATTCTCTCTGCTGGATGTATCTACTGGGGATGGAATGGCCTCCAAGAGATACTATACAAGGCAGGTGCTTTTGAAGATTATTGTGAAAAAAAGGATGGAATTGAAGCAACGTACAAAACTTTATATGGCGTGCGATATATAG ATTGCCCCGAAAGAGCAGGTGGCATCAACAACTTGTATACTATGGCGTATTCCACccattttatttgttcATTTCTTGGAGGATGGCTGTTAGATACATTTGGCCCTCGCATATGCTTTTTAGTGGGTCAGTTCTTCTCTATTTTGGCATGGTTAtctattttctgttttccTAAGAGTCCCGTGGTACTTCGCTTATCATTTGTTGTTATTGGCTTATGTTGTGAGGCAAGTTACATACCCATGCTTTCAGTCAGCAAATATTTTCCTAATGGCTCATCTACCGTTATAGCTATTATGGGTTCGTGCCGTTCGCTTTCCTTCTTCGTGCCTACTCTTTTGtcatggatatataatgttgaaGGATTTAAAGCCGAACATCTTTACATAATtggtatatgttacatattgATATCCAATGGATTCTGCTTTGTTTCGGGCTTCTTTATTATGCCTACTGTCATCCCTGTTCCACCATCGGAGAAGACAAATGGAAAAGAGGCTAGTTATGAGCTAGGACACGCTGTGGACACTAATGAAGGTAACAAACCAAATGTGTTACAATCTATAAAGAATGGGTTTAACAGCCCACAATTGCTGGAGTTTCTAATTCTTGGCGCTGCTGTATGTCTTTTTATGCCCGCCATCGAATTTGTCAACAAATCACAAGGTGACCTTCTTGTAGCATCCGGTGGTGGCGATGCTACCGTTGTATTCAAGTACTTCAACATATTGACTTTTGTGCCCGGCCCATTTCTGGGTGCGCTTATGGACAGAGTTGGTCCTGCCATTGTTATGCACTTTTTGCATTTGTGTGCATTGTTGTACTATACATCTACTGTCTTTGATGTTTATGCAATGAAGATTGTGGCATGCTGCTTTTACCTTTTGGCGGGTTCGCTGTGCATGTCTACCGTCTATTGTTACGTAAACAAAAGGTTCCCTCCGCAATACTTCGGCGCATTAGTTACGCTGATCTTTGGTTGCGCAGGATTGATCGCTTTGATCAACATCCCACTCTACAATTGGGGGTTGAGCTTTAAAACTTTCCCTAAGGAACAGCGCTTCCGTCCACTGTCCTTTTTATTCATG GGATATATGGGAGCTGCCTCCTTACTCAGTGCTACACTCATATACCTCTCAGTAATCCGTCCTAAGAGAGGTTATGGTGGACATATCACCGTCTAA
- a CDS encoding variant erythrocyte surface antigen-1 alpha subunit has translation MLRMTAKLFDHGVSAEGGNSITKKNAKTTKHSHESLESLNKVLDDKKEAEQKNQDHPLSNLLSQVGKLQYDIRLPWIFVLTLAWLVAVLYLAFGAIWPLDWTYIKSHCRGWFRKGSLSPWEVLMVGKSKALVKLFSKEGMGWSSGCNWIRWVATVVLGGSIIGTIVAVALRGNDGNPCGLPVAIFVVMGAGALLVGVMVAVEALLDSVCQHGSKLFIEFSCIAVRPYKAVIHSFQEDRLKEVTKKPEDNIKETPTLAFLQTCRNAPIRVDVFNLFAHFQAVTQYCPLVLIGIQGGLKGTDKTLGPAIHSLYSNSHFSFTYTTVPIQAYNQVQCAVKVALGGKWRECRYGKDVVSKGVISWMCLGCDPMEHDRKSRVNKVKEGLVGVTKKVEKDAEEGSEAGEAEEENGNSKTLGEALKDVLEKIGDVVVQLAIQGVKTALVAARTGLEKAKGDDGDDVGTRLYGTLEENVEDGVDNELKKKLDELTNGSGGSGILKDLDGKVDKANSGEYDPGKNEVSKAVHKVLEVLKALENGLETAVRKDIKDELNGHQGALSPKCHNCGKHSTKCGRQGEKRTCDKCHQPYMDGTPSPLQAFLEDRLPGFSCQKVVDQDTDHPDYPPAASHLEHCGGSGQCCPLPMGFRNQFQKGGISDCTGKRLYGILYFFSNENMMQSCVYTLVRVTAELSATTPQVLGDVFGFFRGGVGNGVNGQGEQKDKKCDHGQDNYFCGWCASGLRDVVKKIEWIPKCYWLHAGSLRLCIDNTSVTIGSATEVIKALIDQLALGLQKWVGWHEGDTCCLGQKSKGKSDGGVSKGIGEDCGSCGKTVNPGPCWCPDCSMSTSGICSGTCQGCANKNPCCHCASQPDKCKVGTCKCYISAYRKNGQSPSEGPYYWPTISDKPDQVHLLARIFLGSVCLIWSGLSQLGFLTGDKRWKDSKLHEIGNDTSGLGSFMAAMGYDLDRLNGSGGKYCLG, from the exons ATGCTACGTATGACTGCTAAACTCTTTGATCATGGGGTATCAGCAGAAGGGGGCAATAGCATCACAAAGAAGAATGCAAAGACTACTAAGCATTCTCATGAGTCCCTAGAGAGCTTGAACAAGGTACTGGATGATAAGAAGGAAGCCGAGCAGAAGAACCAGGACCACCCCCTGAgcaacctcctctcccaggtcggcaagctccaatacgacatacggctcccgtggatctttgtcctcacgcTGGCATGGCTAGTGgcagtactctaccttgcatttggtgccatatggccactggactggacatATATTAAGTcacattgtaggggatggttcaggaagggtagtctgagtccatgggaggtactgatggtgggtaagAGTAAGGCACTGGTGAAACTTTTTTCTAAGGAAGGGATGGGATGGAGTAGTGGATGCAATTGGATTAGGTGGGTGGCAACAGTGGTGTTGGGAGGAAGTATAATAGGAACCATCGTAGCGGTAGCATTACGCGGGAATGATGGTAATCCCTGTGGATTACCGGTGGCAATATTCGTGGTGATGGGAGCCGGAGCATTGTTGGTGGGAGTAATG GTAGCAGTGGAAGCATTACTAGACTCTGTTTGCCAGCACGGTAGCAAATTGTTTA TAGAGTTTAGCTGTATAGCAGTACGGCCTTACAAGGCAGTCATTCACTCATTCCAAGAGGATAGACTAAAAGAAGTAACCAAGAAACCCGAAGACAATATCAAGGAAACTCCAACCCTTGCCTTCCTTCAAACATGCCGTAATGCTCCCATTAGAGTTGATGtattcaacctgtttgcccacttccaagcagtgacccagtactgcccactggtcctcataggtatccagggtggacttaaaggcactgacaaaaCACTAGGACCCGCCATTCACTCCCTGTACTCCAACTCTCACTTCTCCTTCACCTATACCACTGTccccatccaagcatacaaccaggtg caatgtgccgTGAAAGTTGCTCTAggaggcaaatggcgtgagtgtaggtatggtaaggATGTGGTGTCCAAGGGGGttattagctggatgtgcctggggtgtgaccccatggagcatgataggaaaaGTAGGGTAAATAAAGTAAAGGAGGGGTTAGTGGGGGTTACGAAGAAGGTAGAAAAGGATGCAGAAGAAGGATCAGAGGCAGGAGAGGCAGAGGAAGAAAATGGGAATTCAAAGACGCTTGGAGAGGCTCTAAAAGATGTATtggagaagattggtgacgttgtggtacaattgg CGATACAGGGGGTGAAGACGGCACTAGTGGCGGCTAGGACGGGACTAGAGAAGGCTAAGGGGGATGATGGGGATGACGTAGGAACCAGGTTATATGGGACACTAGAGGAGAACGTGGAGGATGGGGTGGATAATGAATTAAAAAAGAAACTAGATGAGCTGACGaatggtagtggtggtagtggaatACTAAAGGATCTAGATGGGAAAGTAGATAAGGCTAATAGTGGTGAATATGATCCAGGTAAGAATGAGGTGTCAAAGGCTGTCCATAAGGTATTGGAGGTACTGAAGGCACTAGAGAACGGACTTGAAACGGCAGTCAGAAAGGATATTAAGGACGAGCTGAATGGTCACCAGGGTGCACT ctctcccaagtgccaCAACTGCGGCAAACACTCCACCAAGTGTGGCCGACAGGGAGAGAAGAGGACCTGTGACAAGTGCCACCAACCATACATGGACGGCACGCCatcccccctccaggcatttCTCGAGGACCGGTTACCAGGGTTTAGTTGTCAAAAGGTAGTGGACCAGGACACAGACCATCCAGACTACCCTcccgctgcatcccacttagAACACTGCGGTGGCTctggccagtgctgcccattgccaatgggttttagaaaTCAATTCCAAAAGGGAGGCATCAGTGATTGTACCGGtaaacgcctttatggcatcctctacttcttcagtaacgagaacatgatgcagtcgtgtgtttatacactggtCAGGGTAACTGCAGAactcagtgccaccacaccacaggtactgggtgacgtcttcgggttctttaggggtggtgtaggaaatGGAGTAAATGGACAGGGGGAACAGAAAGACAAGAAGTGTGATCACG GCCAAGATAactacttttgcggctggtgtgcctctgggcTACGGGATGTAGTGAAAAAGATcgagtggataccaaag TGCTATTGGTTGCATGCAGGGTCACTGAGACTGTGTATTGACAATACTAGTGTCACTATAGGTAGTGctaccgaggtcataaaggcactgatagaccagttggcactgggactacagaagtgggttgggtggcacGAAGGGGATACCTGTTGTTTGGGACAGAAGAGTAAGGGTAAAAGTGATGGTGGAGTGAGTAAGGGTATAGGAGAGGACTGTGGAAGTTGTGGCAAAACAGTTAATCCTGGTCCATGTTGGTGTCCAGATTGTAGTATGTCTACTAGTGGTATTTGCAGTGGTACGTGCCAAGGTTGCGCGAATAAAAACCCTTGCTGCCACTGTGCCAGTCAACCAGATAAATGTAAAGTAGGCACCTGTAAGTGCTACATCTCAGCCTACCGAAAGAATGGTCAAAGTCCTTCTGAAGGACCCTACTACTGGCCCACCATCTCGGACAAGCCAGATcaggtccacctcctggcccggattttcctagggtcagtatgcctcatctggagtggactcagtcagttggggttcctaacggGTGATAAGAGGTGGAAGGACAGTAAGCTGCACGAGATAGGGAATGACACGTCTGGTCTCGGATCATTCATGGctgccatgggctatgacctggataggttgaatgggagtggtggtaagtactgcctagggtag